A region from the Brachyspira hampsonii genome encodes:
- a CDS encoding DUF4261 domain-containing protein → MNDLIQNDSVIAFILLDDKNFNDFSNQLKEDWDINITIVSHNNKNTFNIETMDFEYELAPFKVPDKEAEILINYNDIDNGTREKILNHKSFLSIKVNGNNTDFKDIALTFSKVCYSIIKVNNVSAVLIGEINLIISNNIYLFEMNEYIKNNKYFPTRLWVKVDVFSDNNGNHAYTEGLKNFGKYEIMAYKTLRDAESIIRVLMILSRSIIENNLNLEDGNTMQTDDDYIGMFKFFDNKFIMLEKSLKDINNK, encoded by the coding sequence ATGAATGATTTAATACAAAATGATTCTGTAATAGCTTTTATTTTATTAGATGATAAAAATTTTAATGATTTCTCAAATCAATTAAAAGAAGATTGGGATATAAATATAACTATAGTAAGTCATAACAATAAAAATACATTTAATATTGAAACAATGGATTTTGAATATGAACTTGCTCCTTTTAAAGTTCCAGATAAAGAGGCTGAAATATTAATAAATTATAATGATATAGATAATGGAACAAGAGAAAAAATACTTAATCATAAATCTTTTTTATCAATTAAGGTTAATGGTAATAATACTGATTTCAAAGATATTGCTTTAACTTTTAGTAAGGTATGCTATTCTATAATAAAAGTAAATAATGTATCAGCTGTTTTAATAGGGGAGATTAACCTTATCATTTCTAATAATATATATTTATTTGAGATGAATGAGTATATAAAAAATAATAAATATTTTCCCACTCGTTTATGGGTGAAAGTTGATGTTTTTTCAGATAATAATGGAAATCATGCTTATACTGAGGGGCTTAAAAATTTTGGTAAGTATGAGATTATGGCTTATAAAACTTTAAGAGATGCTGAAAGTATAATTAGGGTACTTATGATATTATCAAGAAGCATTATAGAAAATAATCTTAATCTTGAAGATGGAAATACTATGCAGACAGATGATGATTATATAGGAATGTTTAAATTCTTTGATAATAAGTTTATAATGCTTGAAAAGAGTTTAAAAGATATAAATAATAAGTAA
- a CDS encoding UDP-N-acetylmuramoyl-tripeptide--D-alanyl-D-alanine ligase, which produces MGKTSLNDIIKVSKELNSKCSQNIESLDLNKELEISTDSRDNFDSSKLFLAIKGEKFDGNKFALETYNKGCRYFILSDENIKLPDDAVVFYTDDTILFFIKLAREYRRRFNIPIISITGSCGKTTTKELTHLFLSAKYKALKTEGNFNNEIGVPKTIFNLDSSYEIAIIEAGMNHKNELLRISEAIEANTVIINNVEPVHIAYLGSIENIAYAKAELFNHTRENANAVINKNTNCFDILKKEAERNNIKNIIEADIKEITKKDDNTFEYKGITFKHNLIGDFNLHNVLSALKAAEIYNADLRKCADILPSYESQKNRMQIINIKGCNVINDCYNSNPSALKNMINYLSQRNESKKIAVIGDMLEAETENSSYHKDIGNIINELKNINVVIAVGEHSKDIYDTVNCEKYYFENAQSAIDKVKEFLKDDTAMLIKASLGMGFAVIIDSIKNI; this is translated from the coding sequence ATGGGTAAAACTTCATTAAATGATATAATAAAAGTAAGCAAAGAATTAAACTCTAAATGTTCTCAAAATATAGAATCATTAGATTTAAATAAAGAATTAGAAATATCAACTGACAGCAGAGATAATTTTGACAGCTCTAAATTATTTTTGGCAATAAAGGGAGAAAAATTTGACGGAAATAAATTTGCATTGGAAACTTATAATAAAGGATGCAGATATTTTATTTTAAGCGATGAAAATATAAAACTTCCAGATGATGCAGTAGTTTTTTATACTGATGATACTATACTTTTCTTTATAAAATTGGCAAGAGAATACAGAAGAAGATTTAATATACCTATAATATCAATAACAGGAAGCTGCGGAAAAACTACTACAAAAGAATTAACGCATCTATTTTTATCTGCTAAATATAAAGCGTTGAAAACAGAAGGTAATTTTAATAATGAAATAGGAGTTCCTAAAACAATATTTAATTTAGACAGTAGTTATGAAATAGCTATTATTGAAGCTGGTATGAATCATAAAAATGAATTACTAAGAATATCTGAGGCTATAGAGGCAAATACAGTTATAATAAATAATGTAGAGCCTGTGCATATTGCTTATCTTGGTTCTATAGAAAATATTGCTTATGCCAAGGCAGAACTTTTTAATCATACAAGAGAAAATGCTAATGCTGTAATAAACAAAAATACTAATTGTTTTGATATTTTAAAAAAAGAAGCTGAAAGAAACAATATAAAAAATATAATAGAAGCTGATATAAAAGAGATAACAAAAAAAGATGATAATACATTTGAATATAAAGGCATAACTTTTAAACATAATCTGATAGGTGATTTTAATTTGCATAATGTACTTTCGGCATTAAAAGCAGCAGAGATTTATAATGCAGATTTAAGAAAATGTGCTGATATTTTACCAAGTTATGAATCTCAAAAGAACAGAATGCAGATAATTAATATAAAAGGCTGTAATGTTATTAATGACTGCTACAATTCTAATCCGTCAGCTTTAAAAAATATGATTAATTATTTATCACAGAGAAATGAATCAAAAAAAATTGCTGTAATAGGAGATATGCTTGAGGCAGAAACTGAAAATTCAAGCTATCATAAGGATATAGGAAATATTATAAATGAATTAAAAAATATTAATGTTGTTATAGCAGTTGGGGAGCATTCAAAAGATATTTATGATACTGTTAATTGTGAGAAATATTATTTTGAAAATGCTCAAAGTGCTATAGATAAAGTAAAAGAGTTTTTAAAAGATGATACGGCAATGTTAATAAAAGCCTCATTAGGTATGGGCTTTGCTGTGATAATAGATTCTATAAAAAATATATAA
- a CDS encoding glycoside hydrolase family 10 protein, whose amino-acid sequence MRKLFIFISLLIFHLLSCQRSEIIIPDNFKSMLIKDINEDKSLNPLYREFRAAWFSTVNNMDWPLEGGSEEEQKKLALKYLDTLYDNNFNAVFVQVKPDAGVIFPSKINPTTRYFFGKDSTNEIDDYPFKTDMLKFIIDEAHKRNLEVHAWFNPYRIAVTYDTNKSYAEQFSKKNFIHVYAYSNNLKPIHWYDNKLYLDPGEPISAKYVIDSIMEVVENYDIDGVHFDDYFYQNMIGDKTYKYWPDEVSSSKYASSQGYDASNTNYDDYGVNGLYAWRRNNINTLVSSIYNEIKSRKPYVKWTISPAGVWRNKEKLSDYNGYEYGSDTQSYNPNFDALHADVLLWMLNGEKTESLKNAAEKDGINKMYVDAVIPQIYWSDKHETAPFDIIADWWIEQAKKSANGKLADLYVGHPLYKMGRDTNVEPWQDIDLMSKQVDYIRDKGRGYIKGSVFFTMRNMYKDDIHTKGFGYKALNYLKENNYPFKSIIPTMNTMKDLNTTPSGLTNLYITNKFRSIEITFTDSGEYKTDKYNCAVEGTSVYYSIYRKDVSEDYIVLIDKIRRTNFDSHSNVVYNDNTANTKKTYIYYITALDRLHNESMPITITNR is encoded by the coding sequence ATGAGAAAGTTATTTATTTTTATTTCTTTATTAATATTTCATCTATTGTCATGTCAAAGAAGTGAAATAATTATTCCTGATAATTTCAAAAGTATGCTTATAAAAGATATTAATGAGGATAAAAGTTTAAATCCTTTATATAGAGAATTCAGAGCTGCTTGGTTTTCAACTGTAAATAACATGGATTGGCCTCTTGAGGGAGGAAGCGAGGAAGAGCAGAAAAAACTAGCTTTGAAATATTTAGATACACTTTATGATAATAATTTTAATGCTGTATTTGTACAAGTTAAGCCTGATGCAGGAGTAATATTTCCTTCAAAAATAAATCCTACCACAAGATATTTTTTTGGTAAAGACAGTACAAATGAAATAGATGATTATCCTTTTAAAACTGATATGCTTAAATTTATTATAGATGAAGCTCATAAAAGAAATTTAGAAGTTCATGCTTGGTTTAATCCTTATAGAATAGCCGTAACTTATGATACTAATAAAAGTTATGCCGAGCAGTTTTCAAAGAAGAATTTTATTCATGTATATGCTTACTCTAATAATTTAAAGCCTATTCATTGGTATGATAATAAACTTTATTTGGACCCCGGTGAGCCTATAAGTGCAAAATATGTGATAGATTCTATTATGGAAGTAGTAGAGAACTATGATATAGACGGAGTGCATTTTGATGATTACTTTTATCAGAATATGATTGGAGATAAAACATATAAATATTGGCCTGATGAAGTGAGTTCTTCAAAATATGCTTCTAGCCAAGGTTATGATGCTTCTAATACAAATTATGATGATTATGGAGTTAATGGGCTTTATGCTTGGAGAAGAAATAATATTAATACGCTTGTAAGTTCTATATATAATGAAATAAAATCAAGAAAGCCTTATGTAAAATGGACTATATCACCTGCTGGAGTTTGGAGAAACAAAGAAAAACTTTCAGATTACAATGGATATGAATACGGAAGCGATACTCAGTCTTATAATCCTAATTTCGATGCATTGCATGCTGATGTTCTTTTGTGGATGCTTAATGGAGAGAAAACTGAGTCTTTAAAAAATGCTGCAGAAAAAGATGGTATTAATAAAATGTATGTTGATGCTGTTATACCTCAGATATATTGGAGTGATAAGCATGAAACTGCCCCTTTTGATATTATAGCTGATTGGTGGATTGAACAAGCTAAAAAATCTGCTAATGGAAAATTGGCTGATTTATATGTTGGGCATCCTCTTTATAAAATGGGAAGAGACACAAATGTTGAGCCTTGGCAGGATATAGATTTAATGTCAAAACAGGTTGATTATATTAGAGATAAAGGAAGAGGTTATATAAAAGGTTCTGTATTTTTTACTATGAGAAATATGTATAAAGATGATATTCATACAAAAGGTTTTGGCTATAAGGCTTTAAATTATTTAAAAGAAAATAACTATCCTTTTAAATCTATAATACCAACTATGAACACTATGAAAGATTTAAATACTACTCCTTCAGGTTTAACTAATCTTTATATAACAAATAAGTTTAGAAGTATAGAAATTACTTTCACAGATTCAGGAGAATATAAAACTGATAAATATAACTGTGCTGTAGAAGGTACATCTGTTTATTATTCTATATACAGAAAAGATGTTTCAGAAGATTATATAGTTCTAATTGATAAAATAAGAAGAACAAATTTTGATTCTCATTCTAATGTAGTATACAATGATAATACAGCAAATACTAAGAAAACTTATATTTATTATATTACTGCTTTAGATAGGCTTCATAATGAGAGTATGCCTATTACGATTACTAATAGATAG
- a CDS encoding SpoIVB peptidase S55 domain-containing protein: MGTMRKKLIFIFTLLVIFTFNLFSQTNEELPPYPPENPEVIPISEIYEGMEGVGYTVIHGTNVEPFKVKVLSILRKRWHNSDAILIRCEGLNLDHSGTVAGMSGSPIYFNGKIAGALAFGWNYAKDPIAGVTPIEEMYKLYEDTNAKAPLLGFADDNSLQTPLMFSGISSKAFNEYSSSFKKGGFYPMQAGGSVSDTNQASKFLFGDSVAIVLADGDISLAGIGTVSHTDDKKFLIFGHSMWSKGRLRAPVSRAYINHVVASVDSSFKLGYAYSNYLGYTVYDGAFGVSGVYGEVPENVMVPVKVEIEDQTFLTRDFNFRVLNDPTYFTEILSMALYSAVSSAAGGAEEGVFSISYEIETDYFEEPYKVTDKILDYSSTEAFKAAIKQLIAPIDFFIYNNFNRVGIKSVKLSIKRNNLEYVFLNDITLVEPRAVAGETIHLRLGYTPYGKEKQYVDIPVRLPVNLKTDVYTIYAANEYIYNYAEQLFMPSKYEIRSLDDVQRIYGKSYDDSALKVWLYSSSRGVQIGKDLYPTLPPSKYGTMAKNATSDKAAVITPINGNYQMDSSILGLMKLDIIIEGARKYENR, from the coding sequence ATGGGAACTATGAGAAAAAAATTAATCTTTATTTTTACATTATTAGTTATATTTACATTTAATTTATTTTCGCAGACAAATGAAGAATTACCTCCTTATCCTCCGGAAAATCCTGAAGTTATACCTATAAGCGAAATTTATGAGGGAATGGAAGGAGTAGGATATACAGTTATACATGGTACGAATGTGGAGCCATTTAAAGTAAAAGTATTATCTATTTTAAGAAAGAGATGGCATAATAGCGATGCTATACTTATAAGATGCGAAGGTCTTAATTTAGATCATTCAGGAACTGTTGCTGGTATGAGCGGTTCTCCTATATATTTTAATGGAAAAATAGCCGGAGCATTGGCTTTTGGATGGAACTATGCTAAGGATCCAATAGCCGGAGTTACTCCTATAGAAGAGATGTATAAATTGTATGAAGATACTAATGCTAAAGCACCGCTTTTGGGATTTGCAGACGATAATTCGCTTCAAACTCCTTTAATGTTTTCAGGTATAAGCAGTAAGGCTTTTAATGAATATTCTTCTTCTTTTAAAAAGGGCGGTTTTTATCCTATGCAGGCAGGCGGTTCTGTTTCTGATACAAATCAGGCAAGTAAATTTTTATTTGGTGATTCAGTTGCTATAGTATTGGCTGACGGAGATATCTCTTTAGCTGGTATTGGTACCGTTTCTCATACAGATGATAAAAAATTCCTTATTTTCGGGCATTCTATGTGGTCTAAGGGAAGATTGAGAGCACCTGTGTCAAGAGCATATATTAATCATGTAGTGGCTTCTGTAGATTCTTCATTCAAACTCGGATATGCTTATTCTAACTATTTAGGATATACTGTTTATGACGGTGCTTTTGGAGTTTCCGGTGTTTACGGAGAAGTTCCTGAAAATGTAATGGTGCCTGTAAAAGTAGAAATAGAAGATCAGACTTTCCTTACTAGAGATTTTAATTTCAGAGTATTAAATGATCCTACCTATTTTACAGAGATACTTTCTATGGCTTTATACAGTGCTGTAAGTTCTGCTGCAGGCGGAGCTGAAGAGGGAGTATTCAGTATAAGTTATGAAATAGAAACAGATTATTTTGAAGAGCCTTATAAAGTAACTGATAAAATATTGGATTATTCTTCTACAGAGGCTTTCAAAGCTGCTATAAAACAATTAATAGCTCCTATAGATTTCTTCATTTATAATAACTTTAATAGAGTAGGAATCAAATCTGTAAAATTATCTATAAAAAGAAATAATCTTGAATATGTTTTTTTGAATGATATAACTTTGGTAGAGCCTAGAGCAGTTGCCGGAGAAACTATACATTTAAGATTGGGGTATACTCCTTACGGCAAAGAAAAACAATATGTAGATATACCTGTAAGACTTCCTGTTAATTTGAAAACAGATGTTTACACTATATATGCTGCTAATGAATATATTTATAATTATGCTGAACAGTTATTTATGCCTAGTAAATATGAAATAAGAAGTTTAGATGATGTTCAGCGTATATATGGAAAAAGTTATGATGACAGTGCCTTAAAAGTATGGCTTTATTCTTCGTCAAGGGGAGTTCAAATAGGTAAGGATTTATATCCTACGCTTCCTCCTTCTAAATATGGTACAATGGCTAAGAATGCTACATCAGATAAAGCGGCAGTTATTACTCCTATTAATGGAAATTATCAAATGGATAGTTCAATACTAGGATTAATGAAATTGGACATAATAATAGAAGGTGCTAGAAAATACGAAAATCGTTAA
- a CDS encoding bifunctional nuclease domain-containing protein: protein MVEAKILNLAITDKGFVVILKPEKSDKVVPISIAYLEAQSIMSSLIGYKIERPLTHDIIYNIFQNCNIRLINVIIDNVHTDTFFAKLVIEHNDKNIFIDSRPSDAIALSLKSKAPIFIEEHVIEKAGILLEENDNLMKVKEGIPFTYQKFERDELREKNGENIFVKKEPEEINNTDNQQLNTKSNKKNKEELQKLLDQAVKEERYEDAAKYRDELDNLTE, encoded by the coding sequence GTGGTAGAAGCAAAGATACTTAATTTGGCTATTACAGATAAAGGTTTTGTAGTTATTTTGAAGCCGGAAAAATCTGATAAGGTTGTACCAATATCAATAGCATATTTAGAGGCACAGTCTATAATGTCCAGCCTTATAGGATATAAAATAGAAAGACCGCTCACTCATGACATAATATACAATATATTTCAAAACTGCAATATAAGATTAATAAATGTAATAATAGATAATGTACATACAGATACTTTCTTTGCTAAATTAGTCATAGAACATAATGATAAAAATATATTTATTGATTCAAGACCTTCCGATGCTATAGCACTTTCTCTTAAATCAAAAGCACCTATATTTATAGAAGAACATGTTATAGAAAAAGCAGGAATACTATTAGAAGAAAATGATAACTTAATGAAAGTAAAGGAAGGAATACCTTTTACTTATCAGAAATTTGAAAGAGATGAGCTTAGAGAAAAAAACGGTGAAAATATATTTGTAAAAAAAGAACCGGAAGAAATTAATAATACAGATAATCAGCAATTAAATACAAAAAGTAATAAAAAAAATAAAGAAGAATTACAGAAATTGCTGGATCAGGCAGTAAAAGAAGAAAGGTATGAGGATGCTGCTAAATATAGAGATGAACTTGATAATTTAACAGAATAA
- a CDS encoding tetratricopeptide repeat protein: MKHCIKIILFLILFSYSVIYSKPSDKIKFESGELTELEYDFFTKVDNGETNDLELHYDGFIIASGITDKDEFEFYREKLNNIRTFAKKELSSYTKEGAYAFGKRLLNWLYTSGTLKQYFETSTLFQDLIYKGEYNCLSSSILYSLLYKEFGFEVTGVLTSSHSFCTIYADDKAVDVETTLSRGFDPGQKEIRNTGNSTIVTFVPQGNYRDRNNVDILTLIATLYPNSISLKKIEKDLEKQLVMAKKAYYLSPNTKMYNDNLVNAYNRLALDYLNKNNFEAAYRTLEEAYSFDSNNSMTKNNKIHYYNTIGTTYLSKKDFPNAIETYKIGISDIGEGADVLKRNLKVSYYNYAVTEYNQRRYNNASIISEEALKLFPNDRDFIRLLSSIPK, from the coding sequence ATGAAACACTGTATTAAAATAATTTTATTTTTAATATTATTTAGTTATTCAGTAATATATTCAAAGCCATCTGATAAAATAAAATTTGAATCAGGCGAACTTACAGAATTAGAATATGATTTCTTTACAAAAGTAGATAATGGAGAAACTAATGATTTAGAACTTCATTATGACGGATTCATAATAGCTTCAGGAATTACTGATAAAGATGAATTTGAATTCTATAGAGAAAAATTAAATAATATAAGAACATTTGCAAAAAAAGAATTGTCTTCATATACTAAAGAAGGGGCTTATGCTTTTGGTAAAAGGCTTTTAAATTGGCTATACACAAGCGGAACATTAAAGCAATATTTTGAAACTTCTACCCTATTTCAGGATTTAATATATAAAGGTGAATATAACTGTTTAAGTTCAAGTATATTATACTCGCTTCTATACAAGGAATTCGGATTTGAGGTTACAGGCGTACTTACTTCAAGTCATTCATTTTGTACAATATATGCAGATGATAAAGCGGTGGATGTTGAAACTACTTTATCAAGGGGATTCGATCCGGGGCAAAAAGAAATAAGAAATACAGGAAACTCTACAATAGTTACTTTCGTGCCTCAAGGAAATTATAGAGACAGAAATAATGTAGATATACTCACTTTAATAGCAACATTATATCCTAATTCTATTTCATTAAAAAAAATAGAAAAAGATTTGGAAAAACAATTAGTAATGGCAAAAAAAGCATATTATCTTTCTCCTAATACCAAAATGTATAATGATAATTTAGTAAATGCTTATAATAGATTGGCTTTAGATTATCTAAATAAAAATAATTTTGAAGCTGCTTATAGAACATTAGAAGAAGCATACTCATTCGATTCTAATAACTCTATGACAAAAAATAATAAAATACACTATTATAATACAATAGGCACAACTTATTTGAGTAAGAAAGATTTTCCAAATGCTATAGAAACATATAAAATAGGAATATCTGATATAGGAGAAGGTGCTGATGTATTAAAAAGAAATCTTAAAGTTTCGTATTATAATTATGCTGTTACTGAATATAATCAAAGAAGATATAATAATGCAAGTATTATATCTGAAGAAGCTTTAAAATTATTCCCTAATGATAGGGATTTTATAAGATTATTGTCATCTATACCGAAATAA
- a CDS encoding carbohydrate kinase family protein, with protein sequence MLNILTFGELLYDVYDNVSVIGGAPFNYSLQLSRILNEDDKLQFITALGDDDYSKDALSFIDNENIYKSLIQISKNYETGKATVFLNEKKVPDYIIHENAAWDHIEYNADIENALKENYDLFYFNILSQRNEKSYNTLKNIFKNINAKYKVCDVTFRKNYYTKEKIKESLEFVNILKINDDELAVIKGIFYPSLQNDNETLLKAISKDFDINYIFLTLGASGASVLYNDEYIFSPSNKIDVIDTVGAGDSFCAALSYAILRGLDINNVLKFASAVSEEMIQLKGGTARYDIEKVKSKFNL encoded by the coding sequence ATGTTAAATATACTTACTTTCGGAGAACTTTTATATGATGTTTATGATAATGTTTCAGTGATAGGAGGGGCTCCTTTTAATTATTCTCTTCAGCTTTCAAGGATTTTAAACGAAGATGATAAGCTGCAATTTATAACTGCTTTGGGTGATGATGATTATTCTAAAGATGCTTTATCTTTTATTGATAATGAGAATATATATAAATCTTTGATACAGATATCAAAAAATTATGAAACAGGAAAAGCTACTGTTTTTCTTAATGAAAAGAAAGTACCTGATTATATAATACATGAAAATGCTGCTTGGGATCATATAGAATATAATGCCGATATAGAAAATGCTTTGAAAGAAAATTATGATTTATTTTACTTTAATATACTATCTCAAAGAAATGAAAAATCTTATAATACATTAAAAAACATATTCAAAAACATTAATGCTAAATATAAAGTATGCGATGTAACATTCAGAAAAAATTATTACACTAAAGAAAAGATAAAAGAATCTTTAGAGTTCGTAAATATATTAAAGATTAATGATGATGAGCTAGCTGTGATAAAAGGGATTTTTTATCCGTCTTTACAAAATGATAATGAAACATTGCTTAAAGCTATTAGTAAAGATTTTGATATTAATTATATATTTCTTACACTTGGTGCATCCGGTGCGAGCGTATTATATAATGATGAGTATATTTTTAGTCCTTCTAATAAAATTGATGTTATTGACACTGTTGGAGCTGGGGACTCATTTTGTGCTGCTTTGAGCTATGCTATATTGAGGGGGCTTGATATTAATAATGTATTGAAATTTGCTTCAGCTGTATCTGAGGAGATGATTCAGCTTAAAGGCGGTACTGCTAGATATGATATTGAAAAAGTAAAATCCAAATTTAATTTATAA
- a CDS encoding penicillin-binding protein gives MNDSRVKRLYLFLICFFIGTIAIFIQLFNLTIKERKSLSSLSGLDRPRGTIYDVKMRPLTINIPAYTIYLDTESVSLDGNDKTDINEAYSQIFNIIGITKEKFAELLNTKRRTIMLAQNINLDSYKKIKEIKDKYNVKSIYGIESYKRFYPYKDVFAHVIGYMNRTETEGYAGLEATYEAILSSENDNPKDIVLTLDRDVQTIVRNEVLKTVAEKSPQSVTVIVSDVNTGGIVANYSYPSFDPNNPFIYVNNERMDRSIMSTIYPGSTMKIFAELAAIEQGVVNSDEIFHCKGYYDYSRQTRIHCDYPHGDVPFNDILKYSCNFAIVTIAERIDNQFFYDYLKRFGFGEPTGVGPYKNEWSGIYHPLNKWHRFSKGYLAIGYDLSVTPMQIAASYLPLLNGGWKVPMHVVDSFYDGIEKISATNNLKKTRIIDEQYSQIARVLLRKGVESGSTGHRANLLNIDVVGKTGTAITEVYRNNESEKPEKYYQSIFVGGFPLEDPKISILVLLDDPQGQGSQGAGRVAAPLFAKIANQIIPYLGLIDGEIYTINTNDFLSLVPHANNITNNIMPNLTGLSLRDALNGISYIVSNNNAKIMIQGEGYITDFSPQAGTSVTNNSIIRLLLKAPIKEQDNK, from the coding sequence ATGAATGACAGCCGAGTTAAAAGATTATATTTATTCCTTATTTGCTTTTTTATAGGAACAATAGCAATATTCATTCAATTATTCAATTTAACTATCAAAGAAAGAAAATCTTTATCATCATTATCCGGACTCGATAGACCAAGGGGAACTATATATGATGTAAAAATGCGTCCTCTTACAATAAATATCCCAGCATATACAATTTATTTGGATACTGAGTCTGTTTCTTTAGATGGTAATGATAAAACTGATATAAATGAAGCTTATTCTCAAATATTTAATATTATAGGCATTACAAAAGAAAAATTTGCTGAATTGTTAAATACTAAGAGAAGAACCATAATGCTGGCTCAGAATATTAATTTAGATTCCTATAAGAAAATAAAGGAAATAAAGGATAAATATAATGTAAAAAGCATTTATGGCATAGAAAGTTATAAAAGATTTTATCCTTATAAAGATGTATTTGCTCATGTTATAGGTTATATGAATAGAACTGAGACTGAAGGCTATGCGGGACTTGAGGCAACTTATGAAGCTATTCTTTCTTCAGAAAATGATAATCCAAAAGATATAGTATTGACTTTAGACAGAGATGTTCAGACTATAGTAAGAAATGAAGTATTAAAAACTGTTGCTGAAAAATCTCCTCAATCTGTTACAGTAATAGTATCAGATGTTAATACCGGAGGTATAGTTGCAAATTATTCTTATCCTTCATTTGATCCGAATAATCCTTTTATTTATGTTAATAATGAAAGAATGGACAGAAGTATAATGAGCACTATATATCCGGGAAGTACAATGAAAATATTTGCTGAGCTTGCCGCTATAGAGCAGGGAGTAGTGAATAGTGATGAAATATTCCATTGCAAAGGTTATTATGATTACAGCAGACAAACAAGAATACACTGTGATTATCCTCATGGAGATGTGCCATTTAATGATATATTAAAATACAGCTGCAATTTTGCTATTGTAACTATAGCTGAAAGAATAGATAATCAGTTTTTTTATGATTATTTAAAAAGATTTGGATTCGGAGAGCCTACAGGTGTAGGACCTTATAAAAATGAATGGAGTGGAATATATCACCCTTTAAATAAATGGCATAGATTTTCAAAAGGATATTTAGCAATAGGCTATGATTTAAGTGTTACTCCTATGCAGATAGCTGCTTCTTATTTACCTCTTTTGAATGGAGGCTGGAAAGTACCTATGCATGTTGTTGATTCATTTTATGACGGCATAGAAAAAATCAGTGCAACAAATAATTTAAAAAAGACTAGAATAATAGATGAACAGTATTCCCAAATAGCTAGAGTTTTACTTAGAAAAGGTGTTGAATCTGGCTCTACAGGGCATAGAGCTAATCTGCTTAATATAGATGTTGTTGGAAAAACAGGTACTGCAATAACAGAAGTTTATAGAAACAATGAATCTGAAAAGCCTGAAAAGTATTATCAATCCATATTTGTAGGAGGTTTCCCTTTAGAAGATCCTAAAATATCTATACTTGTATTGCTTGATGACCCTCAGGGGCAGGGATCTCAGGGAGCGGGAAGGGTAGCGGCTCCTCTTTTTGCTAAAATAGCCAATCAGATTATACCTTATTTGGGACTTATTGACGGAGAAATATACACAATAAATACTAATGATTTTTTAAGTTTAGTGCCTCATGCAAATAATATTACAAATAACATTATGCCTAATTTGACAGGACTTTCTTTGAGAGATGCTTTAAATGGTATATCTTATATAGTATCAAATAATAATGCTAAGATAATGATACAAGGCGAGGGATATATAACAGATTTTTCACCGCAGGCTGGTACATCTGTTACTAATAATTCTATAATAAGATTATTATTAAAAGCACCTATTAAAGAACAAGATAATAAATAG